A genomic window from Salvelinus alpinus chromosome 10, SLU_Salpinus.1, whole genome shotgun sequence includes:
- the LOC139531922 gene encoding chondroitin sulfate glucuronyltransferase-like yields MVLEQHSANNYVENFRGTSHNTLLTTPKSTASAMRLSSFLAVFRPALPLILGLSLGCSLSLLMVSWTQGDTDDSCGDELGNGGLFLGSNRGDPPEDQRGGPGNEDFQPRIVPYHKDPNKPHKKVLRTRYIHTELGIRERLLVGVLTSRATLNTLAVAVNRTVAHHFHRTFFFTGLRSPKVPHGMAVVAHGDDRPVWLMYETVRHLHQHYGLDYDWFFLAQDDTYMQAERLAELVGHLSAGQDLYMGRAEEFIGGEERARYCHGGYGYLLSRSLLARLQPHLDTCRNDILSVRPDEWLGRCIIDYLGLSCVEVHQEMTYRYFELGKNADPEREDRAQFKNAFTVHPVSEPSLMYRLHKRFSQIELDWTYLQIQQLQVQINNLSELTPEGKAGATWPIGVNPPFKPKTRFEVINWEYFTEEHIYSCPDSSPKCELRGADRADVSAVLETAVERLNERYQPQLRFRKRHLLNGYRRFDPTRGMEYVLDLALEAFTQKGHNQVIAKRVSLLRPLSTIEIIPMPYVTEATRVQVILPVTAHEQDYVSNFLDMYVMNTLDTHDNVLLTFLFVYDPFDAQRISQADVFAGIKAMIGEVEKRYGDVKIPWISVKTEVPSQVKLMDIISKKHPVDTLFFLASVWTEVNADFLNRCRMNAISNWQVFFPIHFQEFSPAIVYRDQQPSAASSFTAEALRDGRFDRHVFEEACFYNADYMAARTKMAADILDNDELLESMDVYEIFVRYSGLHVFRAVEPALVQKYVRRACNPRFSEDIYHRCVLSNLEGLASRSHLAMALFEQEQANST; encoded by the exons ATGGTTTTGGAACAGCATTCTGCAAATAATTATGTAGAAAACTTCAGAGGAACGTCACATAacactttattgacaacacccaagtCCACCGCTTCGGCTATGCGTCTCTCCTCCTTCCTGGCCGTGTTCAGGCCTGCTCTTCCCCTTATCCTGGGGCTCTCTTTAGGATGTAGCCTGAGCCTGCTGATGGTCTCCTGGACCCAGGGAGACACAGATGACTCGTGTGGAGATGAACTGGGCAATGGGGGTCTCTTCCTGGGCAGCAATAGGGGAGACCCCCCAGAGGACCAGAGAGGTGGTCCTGGGAATGAGGACTTCCAGCCCCGCATTGTACCATACCACAAGGACCCCAACAAACCACACAAGAAGGTCCTCAG GACGCGCTACATCCACACTGAACTGGGCATCCGAGAACGCCTCCTGGTGGGTGTGCTGACCTCACGGGCCACCCTCAACACGCTGGCCGTGGCGGTGAACCGCACCGTGGCCCACCACTTCCATCGCACCTTCTTCTTCACGGGCCTGCGCAGCCCCAAGGTCCCCCACGGCATGGCGGTGGTGGCCCACGGCGACGACCGGCCCGTGTGGCTGATGTACGAGACGGTGCGCCACTTGCACCAGCACTACGGCTTGGATTACGACTGGTTCTTCCTGGCCCAGGACGACACCTACATGCAGGCCGAGAGGCTAGCCGAGCTGGTGGGCCACCTCAGCGCCGGTCAGGACCTCTACATGGGCCGGGCCGAGGAGTTCATCGGTGGGGAGGAGAGGGCCAGGTACTGCCACGGGGGTTACGGCTACCTGCTCTCCCGGAGCTTGCTGGCCCGCCTGCAGCCCCACCTGGACACCTGCCGCAATGACATCCTCAGCGTCAGGCCTGACGAGTGGCTGGGCCGCTGCATCATCGACTACCTGGGCCTGAGCTGTGTAGAGGTGCACCAG GAGATGACGTATCGCTACTTTGAGCTGGGGAAGAATGCAGACCCAGAGCGAGAGGACAGAGCCCAGTTTAAGAATGCCTTCACGGTCCACCCCGTGTCAGAACCCAGCCTCATGTACCGCCTGCACAAACGCTTCAGCCAGATCGAACTGGACTGGACCTACCTACAGATACAGCAGCTGCAG GTCCAGATCAACAACCTGAGTGAGCTGACCCCAGAGGGGAAGGCGGGGGCCACCTGGCCCATCGGGGTCAACCCCCCTTTCAAGCCCAAAACGCGTTTCGAGGTCATCAACTGGGAGTACTTCACAGAGGAGCACATTTACTCGTGCCCCGACAGCTCCCCCAAGTGTGAGCTGCGTGGCGCAGACCGGGCCGACGTGAGCGCCGTGCTGGAGACGGCCGTGGAGCGCCTCAACGAGCGCTACCAGCCCCAGCTGCGCTTCAGGAAACGGCATCTGCTCAACGGCTACCGGCGCTTCGACCCCACCCGGGGCATGGAGTACGTGCTGGACCTGGCCCTGGAGGCTTTCACCCAGAAGGGTCACAACCAGGTCATCGCCAAGCGGGTCAGCCTGCTCCGCCCTCTCAGCACCATCGAGATCATCCCCATGCCCTACGTGACGGAGGCCACCCGGGTGCAGGTTATCCTGCCAGTCACGGCCCACGAGCAGGACTATGTGAGCAACTTCCTGGACATGTACGTGATGAACACTCTGGACACGCATGACAACGTCCTGCTCACCTTCCTGTTCGTCTATGACCCCTTCGACGCCCAACGGATCAGTCAGGCCGACGTGTTCGCCGGCATCAAGGCCATGATTGGCGAGGTGGAGAAACGCTACGGCGACGTGAAGATCCCCTGGATCAGCGTCAAGACGGAGGTGCCGTCGCAGGTCAAGCTGATGGACATCATCTCCAAGAAGCACCCGGTGGATACGCTCTTCTTCCTGGCCTCGGTGTGGACCGAGGTCAACGCCGACTTCCTCAATCGCTGCCGCATGAACGCTATCAGCAACTGGCAGGTGTTCTTCCCCATCCACTTCCAGGAATTCAGCCCGGCCATCGTGTACCGCGACCAGCAGCCCTCAGCCGCCTCCTCCTTCACCGCCGAGGCACTGCGCGATGGACGCTTCGACCGCCACGTCTTCGAGGAGGCCTGCTTCTACAACGCCGACTATATGGCGGCGCGCACCAAGATGGCCGCCGACATCCTGGATAACGATGAGCTGCTGGAGAGCATGGACGTGTACGAGATCTTTGTGCGCTACTCGGGCTTGCACGTGTTCCGGGCGGTGGAGCCAGCGCTAGTGCAGAAGTATGTGCGGCGGGCGTGCAACCCGCGCTTCAGCGAGGACATCTACCACCGCTGTGTGCTCAGTAACCTGGAGGGCCTGGCCTCGCGATCCCACCTGGCCATGGCCCTGTTTGAGCAGGAACAGGCCAACAGCACCTAG